A single region of the Salvia miltiorrhiza cultivar Shanhuang (shh) chromosome 8, IMPLAD_Smil_shh, whole genome shotgun sequence genome encodes:
- the LOC130999101 gene encoding calmodulin-binding receptor-like cytoplasmic kinase 2 isoform X1 codes for MRSSSLGGRRRSSDAGTPVNSSHSASTSTFSSSASTNTSRRSATPTTAATRNPVAAAACSIADALVACFTPPEPEKNFSNTFNDSSAASSSGSRQRRNSNQSIYGSTNGSTHRREPGSMKFTFEEILKATRNFSPTLKIGQGGFGTVYKGHLEDGTIVAIKRAKKIVYDKHLGVEFQTEVRTLAKVEHQNLVRLYGFLEHEDERILVVEYVANGTLREHLDCLDGNILDFASRLEIAIDVAHAVTYLHMYTDHPIIHRDIKSSNILLTENLRAKVADFGFARLGADSETGATHVSTQVKGTAGYLDPEYLKTYQLTEKSDVYSFGVLLVELITGRRPIEPKRDVRERITAKWALKKFTNGDAIMALDPRLVRSPANNFALEKIFELSLQCLAPHRKNRPSMRKCAEILWSIRKDHKELSILDVIHE; via the exons ATGAGGAGTTCTTCTCTCGGCGGCCGGCGCCGGAGCTCCGACGCCGGAACGCCTGTGAATTCCTCTCACTCGGCGAGCACATCGACCTTCTCCTCATCAGCCTCCACCAATACTTCTCGGAGGTCAGCCACCCCCACAACCGCCGCCACCAGGAAccccgtcgccgccgccgcctgctccatCGCGGATGCGCTGGTGGCTTGTTTCACTCCCCCCGAGCCGGAGAAAAACTTCAGCAACACTTTCAATGATTCTTCTG CAGCATCGAGTTCTGGAAGCAGGCAGAGGCGTAATTCAAATCAATCGATATATGGTAGTACCAACGGTTCAACTCACCGGAGAGAGCCAGGAAGTATGAAGTTCACCTTTGAAGAAATCCTGAAGGCGACCAGAAACTTCTCGCCCACCTTAAAGATCGGACAAGGAGGATTTGGAACGGTCTACAAGGGTCATCTTGAAGATGGAACGATAGTTGCCATTAAACGCGCCAAGAAG ATTGTGTATGATAAACACTTAGGAGTTGAGTTTCAAACTGAGGTTAGGACTCTAGCAAAAGTGGAACATCAGAATCTAGTGAGATTATATGGTTTTTTGGAACATGAAGATGAGAGAATTCTTGTGGTTGAGTATGTTGCAAATGGAACTCTTAGGGAGCATCTGGACT GTTTGGATGGCAACATTCTTGATTTTGCTTCACGGTTAGAAATTGCGATTGATGTGGCACATGCTGTCACTTATCTGCATATGTACACAG ATCATCCTATCATACACAGAGACATCAAGTCCTCCAACATTCTCCTCACTGAGAATCTACGAGCAAAAGTGGCCGACTTTGGTTTTGCACGGCTGGGAGCTGATAGTGAGACGGGAGCTACGCATGTTTCTACTCAAGTCAAAGGAACTGCTGGCTACTTAGATCCGGAATACCTCAAAACTTACCAGCTCACAGAGAAGAGTGATGTCTACTCGTTTGGTGTCTTGCTGGTAGAGCTCATCACAGGCAGACGTCCCATTGAGCCTAAACGAGATGTCAGGGAACGCATCACTGCCAAATGG GCATTGAAGAAGTTTACCAATGGTGATGCAATTATGGCTTTGGATCCGAGGCTGGTGAGGTCTCCTGCGAATAACTTTGCCCTCGAGAAGATTTTTGAGTTGTCGTTGCAGTGTTTGGCTCCCCACCGGAAGAACAGGCCAAGCATGAGGAAATGCGCGGAGATTCTTTGGAGCATCAGGAAGGACCACAAGGAGCTGTCGATTTTGGATGTAATCCACGAGTAA
- the LOC130999105 gene encoding uncharacterized protein LOC130999105 isoform X1 codes for MGKWILGQFYISLMFLLCDSQEQSLNTYTISTFSYARTVLRPFDWRYIRVELPPWFSSMSLALESDADVDLRGINNGSSLPMICFREGSPPLPDVYNTSLTGLVTEYISNDSFVASHSLQNSEKCYPMQKNIWLRVTNEQITPGTWFFGLFNGIGPVRTQSKMINRGSGYTFSGNITVEGCTTSTMLGQFCNQTVNVLSCSESYNLTGTRLENGLYKGMKNNVIACRNANGVVCHEEAPYIYSLDVMGIVEEIFVAVTNLTLNETNTTGSLSLMCYARHGTVPLKTLHDFSVDISKAPLVINFPKAGRWYITIQPVDNSNTSGTGQRHSFKTCYLLVWQVNRCPLDKGGLNCTFERHILQTVLRKNPSVPFESNYMPITQEVSTNSNGFPLEPFLSNFSTGGNGDGAWTFFLLDIPYGATGGNIHIHLSADSKIKYELYARYGGLPSLSSWDYFYANSTSSSNGSMFFKLYDSSEETISFYMLYVRGGTWSFGLRQLNPADSSGKTGISLSLERCPQKCSSHGTCQSVLDTSGLMLYSFCACDRNHGGFDCSVELVSHRGHIKQSIFLIASNAAAVLPAYWALRNKAFAEWVLYTSSGISSALYHSCDVGTWCILSFRVLQFLDFWLSFMAVISTFVYLASISEVSKRTIHTILAIVTALLAEMGPTRSKNISYVIGLGTLGLLVGWALEFCARRRTFSFPTEFHLNLLARWEIIKEWFQSIIKTIIKRFRWRFIVAGFAALAMAAVSWKLESSQSYWIWHSLWHIFIYLSSFLFLCSKANTTTCDSDRPSDGSYELTRQNSFNRGEQGIER; via the exons ATGGGAAAGTGGATTCTTGGTCAATTTTATATCTCTCTCATGTTTTTGCTGTGTGATTCACAAGAGCAATCGTTGAATACATACACTATTTCCACCTTTTCATACGCGAGAACTGTGCTCAGGCCTTTTGACTGGCGCTACATTAGAG TTGAATTGCCACCATGGTTCTCGTCAATGTCTTTAGCCTTGGAGTCGGATGCAGACGTT GATCTTCGCGGTATAAACAATGGGAGCTCTCTGCCAATGATATGCTTTCGAGAAGGAAGCCCTCCTCTACCTGATGTCTACAACACTTCTCTAACGGGTTTAG TGACTGAGTACATTTCAAATGATTCTTTTGTTGCGTCGCATAGCCTTCAAAATTCTGAGAAGTGCTACCCGATGCAGAAGAATATATGGCTGAGAGTGACGAATGAACAG ATTACTCCGGGTACGTGGTTTTTTGGACTTTTCAACGGCATTGGACCTGTGAGGACACAGTCGAAAATG ATTAATCGAGGCTCAGGGTACACTTTTAGTGGGAACATTACCGTGGAAGGCTGCACGACATCAACAATGCTGGGACAATTCTGCAACCAAACAGTTAACGTGCTTTCGTGTAGTGAGAGCTATAATTTAACTGGAACTCGTCTGGAAAATGgattgtataaaggtatgaaaaATAATGTCATTGCCTGCAGAAATGCCAACGGGGTTGTTTGTCATGAAGAAGCACCGTATATCTACTCATTAGATGTGATGGGAATAGTTGAAGAGATATTTGTTGCAGTCACCAATCTGACACTCAACGAGACAAACACGACGGGAAGCCTTTCCTTGATGTGTTATGCTAGACACGGCACCGTGCCACTGAAAACACTTCATGATTTTTCCGTTGACATAAGTAAGGCCCCTTTGGTTATAAATTTTCCAAAAGCCGGTCGTTGGTATATTACTATTCAGCCAGTCGATAACTCTAATACAAGTGGGACGGGGCAGAGGCATAGCTTCAAGACGTGCTATTTGTTAGTATGGCAAGTGAATCGGTGCCCTCTGGATAAAGGTGGATTAAATTGCACATTTGAAAGGCACATTCTACAG ACAGTTCTTCGGAAAAATCCATCTGTGCCTTTTGAGTCGAACTACATGCCGATAACTCAAGAGGTTTCAACAAATTCAAACGGATTTCCTCTGGAGCCGTTTCTAAGTAACTTCTCGACTGGAGGTAATGGTGATGGGGCATGGACCTTTTTCCTCCTCGACATCCCTTATGGTGCAACCGGAGGAAACATCCACATCCATCTGAGTGCTGACTCGAAGATCAAGTACGAGCTCTATGCAAGATACGGAGGATTGCCTTCTCTCAGTAGTTGGGATTACTTTTATGCAAACAGCACAAGCAGCAGCAACGGGTCCATGTTTTTCAAGCTGTATGACTCGAGTGAGGAGACAATTAGCTTTTATATGTTATATGTCAGAGGAGGAACTTGGAGCTTCGGGTTGAGACAACTAAATCCTGCTGATTCAAGTGGTAAAACCGGCATCTCCTTATCGCTCGAGAGGTGCCCACAGAAATGCTCTTCTCATGGGACGTGTCAGTCGGTTTTAGATACAAGTGGACTTATGCTGTATAG TTTCTGTGCTTGTGATAGGAACCATGGAGGTTTTGACTGCAGCGTCGAACTTGTGTCACACCGAG GACACATTAAACAATCGATTTTCCTTATAGCATCGAATGCTGCAGCAGTACTTCCCGCCTACTGGGCCCTCCGCAATAAG GCATTTGCAGAATGGGTGCTTTACACATCGAGTGGCATCTCTAGCGCATTGTATCATTCGTGTGATGTCGGCACTTGGTGCATACTATCGTTTCGTGTGTTGCAG TTTCTTGACTTCTGGCTTTCTTTCATGGCTGTCATTAGTACTTTCGTGTACTTAGCTTCCATTAGCGAAGTTTCAAAGAGGACGATCCACACGATCCTCGCAATCGTGACAGCCCTCTTGGCTGAAATGGGACCAACGAG GTCCAAGAACATCAGTTATGTCATAGGCCTAGGAACACTCGGTCTTCTAGTCGGGTGGGCTCTCGAGTTCTGTGCTCGTAGACGGACATTTTCGTTTCCCACAGAGTTCCATCTGAATCTTCTTGCTAG ATGGGAAATCATCAAAGAATGGTTTCAGAGCATAATCAAGACGATCATAAAACGCTTTCGCTGGAGATTCATCGTAGCAGGATTTGCTGCATTGGCAATGGCTGCAGTCAGCTGGAAATTGGAGAGCTCTCAAAGCTACTGGATTTGGCACAG TTTGTGGCACATATTTATATACTTGTCTTCCTTCCTCTTCCTCTGCTCGAAAGCAAATACCACGACGTGTGACAGCGACAGGCCCTCGGATGGCAGCTACGAGCTAACTCGACAAAATTCATTCAACAGAGGTGAACAAGGGATTGAAAGATAG
- the LOC130999105 gene encoding uncharacterized protein LOC130999105 isoform X2, with protein sequence MICFREGSPPLPDVYNTSLTGLVTEYISNDSFVASHSLQNSEKCYPMQKNIWLRVTNEQITPGTWFFGLFNGIGPVRTQSKMINRGSGYTFSGNITVEGCTTSTMLGQFCNQTVNVLSCSESYNLTGTRLENGLYKGMKNNVIACRNANGVVCHEEAPYIYSLDVMGIVEEIFVAVTNLTLNETNTTGSLSLMCYARHGTVPLKTLHDFSVDISKAPLVINFPKAGRWYITIQPVDNSNTSGTGQRHSFKTCYLLVWQVNRCPLDKGGLNCTFERHILQTVLRKNPSVPFESNYMPITQEVSTNSNGFPLEPFLSNFSTGGNGDGAWTFFLLDIPYGATGGNIHIHLSADSKIKYELYARYGGLPSLSSWDYFYANSTSSSNGSMFFKLYDSSEETISFYMLYVRGGTWSFGLRQLNPADSSGKTGISLSLERCPQKCSSHGTCQSVLDTSGLMLYSFCACDRNHGGFDCSVELVSHRGHIKQSIFLIASNAAAVLPAYWALRNKAFAEWVLYTSSGISSALYHSCDVGTWCILSFRVLQFLDFWLSFMAVISTFVYLASISEVSKRTIHTILAIVTALLAEMGPTRSKNISYVIGLGTLGLLVGWALEFCARRRTFSFPTEFHLNLLARWEIIKEWFQSIIKTIIKRFRWRFIVAGFAALAMAAVSWKLESSQSYWIWHSLWHIFIYLSSFLFLCSKANTTTCDSDRPSDGSYELTRQNSFNRGEQGIER encoded by the exons ATGATATGCTTTCGAGAAGGAAGCCCTCCTCTACCTGATGTCTACAACACTTCTCTAACGGGTTTAG TGACTGAGTACATTTCAAATGATTCTTTTGTTGCGTCGCATAGCCTTCAAAATTCTGAGAAGTGCTACCCGATGCAGAAGAATATATGGCTGAGAGTGACGAATGAACAG ATTACTCCGGGTACGTGGTTTTTTGGACTTTTCAACGGCATTGGACCTGTGAGGACACAGTCGAAAATG ATTAATCGAGGCTCAGGGTACACTTTTAGTGGGAACATTACCGTGGAAGGCTGCACGACATCAACAATGCTGGGACAATTCTGCAACCAAACAGTTAACGTGCTTTCGTGTAGTGAGAGCTATAATTTAACTGGAACTCGTCTGGAAAATGgattgtataaaggtatgaaaaATAATGTCATTGCCTGCAGAAATGCCAACGGGGTTGTTTGTCATGAAGAAGCACCGTATATCTACTCATTAGATGTGATGGGAATAGTTGAAGAGATATTTGTTGCAGTCACCAATCTGACACTCAACGAGACAAACACGACGGGAAGCCTTTCCTTGATGTGTTATGCTAGACACGGCACCGTGCCACTGAAAACACTTCATGATTTTTCCGTTGACATAAGTAAGGCCCCTTTGGTTATAAATTTTCCAAAAGCCGGTCGTTGGTATATTACTATTCAGCCAGTCGATAACTCTAATACAAGTGGGACGGGGCAGAGGCATAGCTTCAAGACGTGCTATTTGTTAGTATGGCAAGTGAATCGGTGCCCTCTGGATAAAGGTGGATTAAATTGCACATTTGAAAGGCACATTCTACAG ACAGTTCTTCGGAAAAATCCATCTGTGCCTTTTGAGTCGAACTACATGCCGATAACTCAAGAGGTTTCAACAAATTCAAACGGATTTCCTCTGGAGCCGTTTCTAAGTAACTTCTCGACTGGAGGTAATGGTGATGGGGCATGGACCTTTTTCCTCCTCGACATCCCTTATGGTGCAACCGGAGGAAACATCCACATCCATCTGAGTGCTGACTCGAAGATCAAGTACGAGCTCTATGCAAGATACGGAGGATTGCCTTCTCTCAGTAGTTGGGATTACTTTTATGCAAACAGCACAAGCAGCAGCAACGGGTCCATGTTTTTCAAGCTGTATGACTCGAGTGAGGAGACAATTAGCTTTTATATGTTATATGTCAGAGGAGGAACTTGGAGCTTCGGGTTGAGACAACTAAATCCTGCTGATTCAAGTGGTAAAACCGGCATCTCCTTATCGCTCGAGAGGTGCCCACAGAAATGCTCTTCTCATGGGACGTGTCAGTCGGTTTTAGATACAAGTGGACTTATGCTGTATAG TTTCTGTGCTTGTGATAGGAACCATGGAGGTTTTGACTGCAGCGTCGAACTTGTGTCACACCGAG GACACATTAAACAATCGATTTTCCTTATAGCATCGAATGCTGCAGCAGTACTTCCCGCCTACTGGGCCCTCCGCAATAAG GCATTTGCAGAATGGGTGCTTTACACATCGAGTGGCATCTCTAGCGCATTGTATCATTCGTGTGATGTCGGCACTTGGTGCATACTATCGTTTCGTGTGTTGCAG TTTCTTGACTTCTGGCTTTCTTTCATGGCTGTCATTAGTACTTTCGTGTACTTAGCTTCCATTAGCGAAGTTTCAAAGAGGACGATCCACACGATCCTCGCAATCGTGACAGCCCTCTTGGCTGAAATGGGACCAACGAG GTCCAAGAACATCAGTTATGTCATAGGCCTAGGAACACTCGGTCTTCTAGTCGGGTGGGCTCTCGAGTTCTGTGCTCGTAGACGGACATTTTCGTTTCCCACAGAGTTCCATCTGAATCTTCTTGCTAG ATGGGAAATCATCAAAGAATGGTTTCAGAGCATAATCAAGACGATCATAAAACGCTTTCGCTGGAGATTCATCGTAGCAGGATTTGCTGCATTGGCAATGGCTGCAGTCAGCTGGAAATTGGAGAGCTCTCAAAGCTACTGGATTTGGCACAG TTTGTGGCACATATTTATATACTTGTCTTCCTTCCTCTTCCTCTGCTCGAAAGCAAATACCACGACGTGTGACAGCGACAGGCCCTCGGATGGCAGCTACGAGCTAACTCGACAAAATTCATTCAACAGAGGTGAACAAGGGATTGAAAGATAG
- the LOC130999101 gene encoding calmodulin-binding receptor-like cytoplasmic kinase 2 isoform X2 has protein sequence MRSSSLGGRRRSSDAGTPVNSSHSASTSTFSSSASTNTSRRSATPTTAATRNPVAAAACSIADALVACFTPPEPEKNFSNTFNDSSASSSGSRQRRNSNQSIYGSTNGSTHRREPGSMKFTFEEILKATRNFSPTLKIGQGGFGTVYKGHLEDGTIVAIKRAKKIVYDKHLGVEFQTEVRTLAKVEHQNLVRLYGFLEHEDERILVVEYVANGTLREHLDCLDGNILDFASRLEIAIDVAHAVTYLHMYTDHPIIHRDIKSSNILLTENLRAKVADFGFARLGADSETGATHVSTQVKGTAGYLDPEYLKTYQLTEKSDVYSFGVLLVELITGRRPIEPKRDVRERITAKWALKKFTNGDAIMALDPRLVRSPANNFALEKIFELSLQCLAPHRKNRPSMRKCAEILWSIRKDHKELSILDVIHE, from the exons ATGAGGAGTTCTTCTCTCGGCGGCCGGCGCCGGAGCTCCGACGCCGGAACGCCTGTGAATTCCTCTCACTCGGCGAGCACATCGACCTTCTCCTCATCAGCCTCCACCAATACTTCTCGGAGGTCAGCCACCCCCACAACCGCCGCCACCAGGAAccccgtcgccgccgccgcctgctccatCGCGGATGCGCTGGTGGCTTGTTTCACTCCCCCCGAGCCGGAGAAAAACTTCAGCAACACTTTCAATGATTCTTCTG CATCGAGTTCTGGAAGCAGGCAGAGGCGTAATTCAAATCAATCGATATATGGTAGTACCAACGGTTCAACTCACCGGAGAGAGCCAGGAAGTATGAAGTTCACCTTTGAAGAAATCCTGAAGGCGACCAGAAACTTCTCGCCCACCTTAAAGATCGGACAAGGAGGATTTGGAACGGTCTACAAGGGTCATCTTGAAGATGGAACGATAGTTGCCATTAAACGCGCCAAGAAG ATTGTGTATGATAAACACTTAGGAGTTGAGTTTCAAACTGAGGTTAGGACTCTAGCAAAAGTGGAACATCAGAATCTAGTGAGATTATATGGTTTTTTGGAACATGAAGATGAGAGAATTCTTGTGGTTGAGTATGTTGCAAATGGAACTCTTAGGGAGCATCTGGACT GTTTGGATGGCAACATTCTTGATTTTGCTTCACGGTTAGAAATTGCGATTGATGTGGCACATGCTGTCACTTATCTGCATATGTACACAG ATCATCCTATCATACACAGAGACATCAAGTCCTCCAACATTCTCCTCACTGAGAATCTACGAGCAAAAGTGGCCGACTTTGGTTTTGCACGGCTGGGAGCTGATAGTGAGACGGGAGCTACGCATGTTTCTACTCAAGTCAAAGGAACTGCTGGCTACTTAGATCCGGAATACCTCAAAACTTACCAGCTCACAGAGAAGAGTGATGTCTACTCGTTTGGTGTCTTGCTGGTAGAGCTCATCACAGGCAGACGTCCCATTGAGCCTAAACGAGATGTCAGGGAACGCATCACTGCCAAATGG GCATTGAAGAAGTTTACCAATGGTGATGCAATTATGGCTTTGGATCCGAGGCTGGTGAGGTCTCCTGCGAATAACTTTGCCCTCGAGAAGATTTTTGAGTTGTCGTTGCAGTGTTTGGCTCCCCACCGGAAGAACAGGCCAAGCATGAGGAAATGCGCGGAGATTCTTTGGAGCATCAGGAAGGACCACAAGGAGCTGTCGATTTTGGATGTAATCCACGAGTAA